In a genomic window of Streptomyces roseoviridis:
- a CDS encoding FecCD family ABC transporter permease — MTGATARAGTLLRAAAGCAVLLLSLAVAVTIGPAHIGVTDVWSAVSAHLGGAPSGLGPIREGIVWNLRLPRTLLAAVCGAGLALCGAVMQSLLRNPLADPFVLGVSSGASTGAVAVVVLGAGGGAVSVSAGAFAGAVCSFAAMLLLSHVLGGTTDRVVLSGVAAMQLFSALTSFVVVTSADAETTRGVLFWLLGSLSGAGWTDVWLCLAVLALTLAVCLAHARTLDAFAFGQDAAATLGVRVARTRLVLLTATALLTAALVSSAGAIGFVGLVVPHAARALVGSGHGRVLPAAALGGAVFLVWVDTLARTVLEPQEVPVGVVTSLVGVPAFVLVLYRSRSTHR; from the coding sequence GTGACCGGCGCGACCGCCCGGGCCGGCACGCTGCTGCGCGCCGCCGCCGGCTGCGCCGTCCTCCTGCTTTCCCTCGCCGTCGCCGTCACCATCGGTCCGGCCCACATCGGCGTCACCGACGTCTGGTCCGCCGTCTCCGCCCACCTCGGCGGCGCCCCCTCCGGACTCGGCCCCATCCGCGAGGGCATCGTCTGGAACCTGCGGCTGCCCCGCACACTGCTCGCCGCCGTGTGCGGGGCCGGGCTCGCGCTCTGCGGAGCGGTGATGCAGTCGCTGCTGCGCAACCCGCTCGCCGACCCCTTCGTCCTCGGCGTCTCCTCCGGAGCCTCGACCGGCGCCGTCGCGGTCGTCGTCCTCGGCGCCGGCGGCGGAGCCGTCTCCGTCTCCGCCGGCGCGTTCGCCGGCGCCGTCTGCTCCTTCGCCGCGATGCTGCTGCTCAGCCACGTGCTCGGCGGCACCACCGACCGGGTCGTGCTGTCCGGCGTCGCCGCCATGCAGCTGTTCTCGGCGCTCACCTCCTTCGTCGTCGTCACCTCCGCCGACGCCGAGACCACCCGGGGCGTCCTGTTCTGGCTGCTCGGCTCGCTCAGCGGCGCCGGCTGGACCGACGTGTGGCTGTGCCTCGCCGTCCTCGCGCTCACCCTGGCCGTCTGCCTCGCCCACGCCCGTACCCTCGACGCCTTCGCCTTCGGCCAGGACGCCGCCGCCACCCTCGGCGTGCGCGTCGCCCGGACCCGGCTCGTGCTGCTGACCGCGACCGCCCTGCTCACCGCGGCCCTCGTCAGCTCCGCGGGCGCCATCGGCTTCGTCGGCCTCGTCGTGCCGCACGCCGCCCGCGCCCTGGTCGGCTCCGGCCACGGCCGGGTGCTGCCGGCGGCGGCCCTCGGCGGGGCGGTGTTCCTCGTCTGGGTCGACACCCTCGCCCGTACCGTCCTCGAACCCCAGGAGGTACCGGTCGGCGTCGTCACCTCCCTCGTCGGCGTCCCCGCCTTCGTCCTCGTCCTGTACCGGAGCAGGAGCACCCACCGATGA
- a CDS encoding HAMP domain-containing protein — translation MAQRRAAHRNRGHGGDAPGDGGGRNGWGGDGGGSPPGEDALRRLLAGLTAVRDGDLSVRLAEGSDGVLGEIATVYNDMVDRLSLLTSEVTRVAGEVGGQGLLGGRVREPLARGAWRELTSGVNTMADNLTSQVRSIAQVATAVARGDLTQKIRVDARGEILELKETINTMVDRLSSFAEEVTRVAREVGTEGLLGGQARVGGVSGTWKDLTDNVNSMADNLTNQVRNIAQVTTSVAQGDLTSRIDVAARGEILELKTTINTMVDQLSSFAAEVTRVAREVGTEGKLGGQAEVEGVSGTWARLTENVNELAGNLTRQVRAIAEVTSAVAEGDLTRSITVEAPGEVGELRDNINSMVESLRATTRANQEQDWLQTNLARITALLQGTRGLPEIAELIMAEVPPLVSAQYGAFFLVAEGREATTDPDRGADPHGPGAEPVPDGAGSGAEEWEGPELVLAASYGLPLGPGGPRRRFRFGEGLVGQAARDRRTLLVDPVPRGYATVSSGVGSAEPAALVVLPIVVEDQVLGAVELASLQPFGALQRDFLDRFVVSAGAVLSSLVANLRTDELLAQSRNLADELRSRTQELQARQRELQRSNAELQEQAALLAERNKDIESKNRVIEQARQELETRAQQLSRTSMYKSEFLANMSHELRTPLNSLLILARLLAQNPEGNLTEKQVDYAEVIHSAGSDLLQLINDILDLSKVEAGKMEVRREPFALSKLMESLGATFGPIADEKGLDFTVTVAPDVPAYLTTDEGRLRQVLRNLLSNAMKFTEEGRVELTVEHTPPDEIPAVLRDGRPVLAFRVADTGVGIPADRLRNIFEAFQQGDGTTARQYGGTGLGLSISREVATLLDGTIEVESTPGRGSRFTFHLPERPVRHEPGPEAGAEAGAEPGPRAAAEAGRLAVPPGAPDVEPPAGPLAGALPPGAAPEARREGREGRREGREAPVASPERSGATVLVVDDDVRNVFALTEVLEAHGLRVLTADGGRRAIGVLAGHEEVRLVLMDIMMAGMDGYRTMEEIRRLPGRTGLPIIAVTAKAMPDDRARALAAGADDYLAKPVDEAELMVKIRRQLGG, via the coding sequence ATGGCACAGCGCAGAGCAGCACACCGCAACCGCGGTCACGGCGGCGACGCCCCCGGCGACGGGGGCGGCCGGAACGGGTGGGGCGGCGACGGCGGCGGCTCCCCACCCGGCGAGGACGCCCTGCGCCGGCTGCTCGCCGGGCTCACCGCCGTACGGGACGGCGATCTGTCCGTACGCCTCGCCGAGGGCTCCGACGGCGTCCTGGGCGAGATCGCGACCGTCTACAACGACATGGTCGACCGGCTCTCCCTGCTGACCTCCGAGGTCACCCGCGTCGCCGGCGAGGTGGGCGGGCAGGGCCTCCTGGGCGGCCGGGTGCGCGAACCGCTCGCGCGCGGTGCCTGGCGGGAGCTCACCAGCGGCGTGAACACGATGGCCGACAACCTGACCTCGCAGGTGCGCTCGATCGCCCAGGTGGCGACCGCCGTCGCCCGGGGCGACCTCACGCAGAAGATCCGGGTGGACGCGCGCGGCGAGATCCTGGAGCTCAAGGAGACCATCAACACCATGGTCGACCGGCTGTCCTCCTTCGCCGAGGAGGTCACCCGGGTGGCCCGCGAGGTCGGTACGGAGGGGCTGCTCGGCGGCCAGGCCAGGGTGGGCGGGGTGTCCGGCACCTGGAAGGACCTCACCGACAACGTCAACTCCATGGCCGACAACCTGACCAACCAGGTGCGCAACATCGCGCAGGTCACCACCTCGGTCGCCCAGGGCGATCTGACCAGCCGGATCGACGTGGCGGCCCGGGGCGAGATCCTGGAGCTGAAGACCACCATCAACACGATGGTCGACCAGCTGTCCTCGTTCGCCGCCGAGGTGACCCGGGTGGCCCGCGAGGTGGGCACGGAGGGGAAGCTGGGCGGGCAGGCGGAGGTCGAGGGCGTCTCGGGCACGTGGGCGCGGCTGACCGAGAACGTCAACGAACTCGCCGGGAACCTGACCCGGCAGGTCCGGGCGATCGCCGAGGTCACCAGCGCGGTCGCCGAGGGCGACCTGACCCGGTCGATCACCGTCGAGGCGCCCGGCGAGGTCGGCGAACTGCGCGACAACATCAACTCGATGGTCGAGTCGCTGCGCGCCACCACCCGCGCCAACCAGGAGCAGGACTGGCTGCAGACGAACCTGGCCCGGATCACCGCCCTGCTCCAGGGCACCCGAGGGCTGCCGGAGATCGCCGAGCTGATCATGGCGGAGGTGCCGCCGCTGGTGTCGGCGCAGTACGGGGCCTTCTTCCTGGTCGCGGAGGGCCGCGAGGCGACGACGGACCCGGACCGGGGCGCGGACCCGCACGGCCCCGGCGCGGAGCCGGTGCCGGACGGTGCCGGGAGCGGCGCGGAGGAGTGGGAGGGGCCGGAGCTGGTCCTGGCCGCCTCGTACGGGCTGCCGCTCGGCCCCGGCGGCCCCCGGCGCCGCTTCCGCTTCGGCGAGGGGCTGGTCGGGCAGGCGGCGCGGGACCGGCGGACCCTGCTGGTCGATCCGGTGCCGCGGGGCTACGCCACCGTCTCCTCGGGCGTCGGGAGCGCCGAGCCGGCCGCCCTGGTGGTGCTGCCGATCGTGGTGGAGGACCAGGTGCTGGGAGCCGTCGAGCTGGCCTCGCTCCAGCCCTTCGGCGCGCTCCAGCGCGACTTCCTCGACCGCTTCGTGGTGAGCGCGGGCGCGGTCCTCAGCTCCCTGGTGGCCAACCTCCGCACCGACGAGCTGCTCGCCCAGTCCCGTAACCTCGCCGACGAACTGCGCTCCCGCACCCAGGAGTTGCAGGCGCGGCAGCGCGAGCTCCAGCGGTCCAACGCGGAACTCCAGGAACAGGCCGCCCTGCTGGCCGAGCGCAACAAGGACATCGAGTCGAAGAACCGGGTCATCGAGCAGGCCCGGCAGGAGCTGGAGACCCGGGCGCAGCAGCTGTCGCGCACCTCGATGTACAAGTCCGAGTTCCTGGCCAACATGAGCCACGAGCTGCGGACCCCACTCAACAGCCTGCTGATCCTGGCCCGGTTGCTCGCCCAGAACCCCGAGGGCAACCTGACGGAGAAGCAGGTCGACTACGCGGAGGTCATCCACTCGGCGGGTTCGGACCTGCTCCAGCTGATCAACGACATCCTCGACCTGTCCAAGGTGGAGGCGGGCAAGATGGAGGTGCGGCGCGAGCCGTTCGCGCTGTCCAAGCTCATGGAGTCGCTGGGGGCGACCTTCGGGCCGATCGCGGACGAGAAGGGCCTCGACTTCACGGTCACGGTCGCGCCCGACGTACCGGCGTACCTCACCACGGACGAGGGCCGGCTGCGTCAGGTGCTGCGCAACCTGCTGTCGAACGCGATGAAGTTCACGGAGGAGGGCCGGGTCGAGCTCACCGTGGAGCACACGCCCCCGGACGAGATCCCGGCCGTGCTGCGCGACGGGCGGCCGGTGCTGGCCTTCCGGGTCGCCGACACCGGCGTCGGCATACCCGCCGACCGGCTCCGCAACATCTTCGAGGCGTTCCAGCAGGGCGACGGGACCACTGCGCGGCAGTACGGCGGGACGGGCCTCGGTCTGTCGATCAGCCGGGAGGTGGCGACGCTGCTGGACGGCACGATCGAGGTCGAGAGCACCCCCGGGCGCGGCAGCCGCTTCACCTTCCACCTGCCCGAGCGCCCGGTGCGGCACGAGCCGGGACCGGAGGCCGGTGCGGAGGCGGGTGCCGAGCCCGGTCCCCGGGCCGCTGCGGAGGCGGGACGGCTCGCCGTACCCCCCGGCGCACCGGACGTCGAACCGCCGGCCGGACCGCTCGCCGGTGCGCTGCCTCCGGGCGCCGCGCCGGAGGCGCGGCGGGAGGGGCGGGAGGGGCGGCGGGAGGGGCGGGAGGCGCCGGTCGCGTCGCCGGAGCGGTCCGGTGCCACCGTCCTCGTGGTCGACGACGACGTCCGGAACGTCTTCGCGCTCACCGAGGTCCTGGAGGCGCACGGCCTGCGGGTGCTCACCGCCGACGGCGGCCGTCGCGCGATCGGCGTGCTCGCCGGCCACGAGGAGGTCCGCCTGGTCCTCATGGACATCATGATGGCCGGCATGGACGGCTACCGGACCATGGAGGAGATCCGTCGGCTCCCGGGCCGCACGGGCCTGCCGATCATCGCCGTCACCGCGAAGGCGATGCCGGACGACCGGGCACGGGCCCTCGCGGCGGGCGCCGACGACTACCTCGCCAAGCCGGTGGACGAGGCGGAGCTCATGGTCAAGATCCGGCGGCAGCTGGGCGGTTAG
- a CDS encoding STAS domain-containing protein: MGATEAAEDFAGRLDVDVLEGRKPGTVVVTVTGELDHDTAAPLKEALVRHARAGRIVVDCAGLRFCDSTGLNVLLRARLRMLDAGGRLDLAALRAPVNRMFEITGARAVFRVYEDTAAALADTPATGGASAEGSPATNGSPAAEGS, from the coding sequence ATGGGAGCCACGGAGGCAGCGGAGGACTTCGCGGGACGGCTCGACGTCGACGTCCTGGAGGGGCGAAAACCCGGCACGGTCGTGGTGACCGTCACGGGCGAGCTCGACCACGACACGGCGGCCCCGCTGAAGGAGGCGCTGGTGCGGCACGCCCGCGCCGGACGGATCGTCGTCGACTGCGCGGGGCTGCGGTTCTGCGACTCGACCGGGCTCAACGTCCTCCTGCGGGCCAGACTACGGATGCTGGACGCCGGCGGGAGACTCGACCTCGCCGCGCTGCGGGCCCCGGTGAACCGGATGTTCGAGATCACGGGTGCCCGGGCCGTCTTCCGGGTATACGAGGACACTGCCGCCGCACTCGCGGACACCCCCGCGACGGGCGGCGCGTCGGCGGAGGGATCACCGGCGACGAACGGGTCACCAGCGGCGGAGGGGTCATGA
- a CDS encoding questin oxidase family protein: protein MDTAGTDTDPTGTLDEALQRLHAAGPERLGRLTNHAPMAVEALAAHGQARAVHRWLDRYAPKLEEFPAGVAPVTAANWRTALGDPRRAADWIAHFGRELAERPWRDVLAQWWPRLLPGMYGGSTHPVIRVGHAVRTLLAGEPTAPRLTELAHGLGYWAARHRPVADLTPLPGADSAADALDAVPRIDGQDGGFPARLGRVSRLPVWAASVDDPDTARRRLAELVRAATHRYATHGHGEETMLVHAATAPNAVLRALPALPRALWVPSLRAAWTASAAVTAMYAPATGIEPAPPGSLTAEEVFARALAHGDEHVIKLTDTALDVGDERSLAAALRAVELSTPLG from the coding sequence ATGGACACCGCAGGCACGGACACGGATCCCACCGGCACCCTCGACGAGGCCCTCCAGCGGCTGCACGCCGCCGGACCCGAGCGGCTCGGGCGGCTCACCAACCACGCGCCGATGGCCGTCGAGGCCCTCGCCGCGCACGGGCAGGCGCGGGCGGTGCACCGCTGGCTCGACCGGTACGCGCCGAAGCTGGAGGAGTTCCCGGCCGGGGTCGCTCCGGTCACGGCCGCGAACTGGCGCACGGCGCTCGGGGATCCGCGCCGGGCCGCCGACTGGATCGCCCACTTCGGGCGCGAACTCGCCGAACGGCCCTGGCGGGACGTGCTCGCCCAGTGGTGGCCGCGGCTGCTGCCGGGGATGTACGGGGGCTCCACCCACCCGGTGATCCGCGTGGGGCACGCGGTGCGCACCCTGCTGGCCGGCGAGCCCACCGCGCCGCGCCTGACCGAGCTGGCCCACGGCCTCGGCTACTGGGCCGCCCGCCACCGCCCGGTCGCGGACCTCACCCCGCTGCCCGGTGCCGACAGCGCGGCCGACGCCCTCGACGCGGTGCCGCGCATCGACGGGCAGGACGGCGGCTTCCCCGCCCGCCTCGGCCGCGTGAGCCGCCTGCCGGTGTGGGCGGCCTCGGTCGACGACCCCGACACGGCGCGCCGGCGCCTGGCCGAACTCGTCCGGGCGGCCACCCACCGTTACGCCACCCACGGTCACGGCGAGGAGACCATGCTGGTCCACGCGGCCACGGCCCCCAACGCCGTGCTGCGCGCCCTGCCCGCGCTCCCCCGCGCCCTGTGGGTGCCCAGCCTGCGGGCCGCGTGGACGGCGTCCGCGGCGGTGACCGCGATGTACGCACCGGCGACCGGGATCGAGCCGGCGCCGCCGGGATCCCTCACCGCCGAGGAGGTCTTCGCCCGCGCCCTGGCCCACGGCGACGAGCACGTCATCAAGCTGACCGACACGGCCCTGGACGTCGGCGACGAACGGTCCCTGGCGGCGGCGCTGCGAGCGGTCGAACTGAGCACCCCGCTCGGCTGA
- a CDS encoding ATP-binding protein gives MSTGEETVTTRRSARYELAEGPGMLAECRALTQRALAAWFGRAGTRGREPVEDVLLLVSEVVTNARLHGGAPYELCLEGRGRALWVQVSDGNPRRPVPHGPHRPGRPSGHGLYLLQRLAAQWGTVPRGRAGKTVWFTVDVLR, from the coding sequence ATGTCCACGGGAGAGGAGACCGTGACCACCCGCCGGTCGGCGCGTTACGAGCTGGCGGAGGGTCCCGGCATGCTGGCGGAGTGCCGCGCGCTGACGCAGCGGGCGCTCGCCGCGTGGTTCGGCCGGGCGGGGACGCGCGGGCGCGAGCCGGTCGAGGACGTCCTGCTCCTGGTCTCCGAGGTGGTCACCAACGCGCGCCTGCACGGCGGCGCCCCGTACGAGCTGTGCCTGGAGGGCCGCGGCCGGGCGCTGTGGGTGCAGGTCAGCGACGGCAACCCGCGCCGCCCCGTGCCGCACGGCCCGCACCGCCCCGGCCGCCCCTCGGGTCACGGGCTCTACCTGCTCCAGCGGCTCGCGGCGCAATGGGGCACGGTGCCCCGGGGCCGCGCCGGGAAGACGGTGTGGTTCACGGTGGACGTCCTGCGCTAG
- a CDS encoding STAS domain-containing protein, which produces MVHAQPVPPPDSAPEPRTYRASSGTAWVVREFSPAPGVVVLSANGEFDIETVGCLRRALAEARPEGSREVVLDVSRVVFGDSSFLHELVAAHFAGHRLVVAGPLPRQLRQLFALTGTLGLFTVVEDRVGPRCA; this is translated from the coding sequence ATGGTCCACGCGCAGCCCGTGCCACCCCCGGACTCGGCTCCGGAGCCCCGTACGTACCGGGCTTCGTCGGGCACGGCGTGGGTCGTGCGCGAGTTCTCGCCCGCGCCGGGCGTCGTCGTCCTGTCGGCGAACGGCGAGTTCGACATCGAGACGGTGGGCTGTCTGCGCCGGGCGCTCGCCGAGGCGCGCCCCGAAGGAAGCCGCGAGGTCGTCCTCGACGTCTCCCGGGTCGTCTTCGGGGACTCCTCCTTCCTGCACGAGCTGGTGGCCGCCCACTTCGCCGGCCACCGTCTCGTGGTCGCGGGGCCCCTGCCCCGGCAACTGCGCCAGCTGTTCGCCCTGACGGGCACACTGGGCCTCTTCACGGTCGTGGAGGATCGTGTCGGCCCGCGCTGCGCCTGA
- a CDS encoding ABC transporter substrate-binding protein, which produces MPLHRPAPPHPSARPAALLLCGVLLLTACGTAPTTTAGGKNGSKAAASATSLKNCGRTVQVPPGGPRRAVSLNQGTTEIMLALGLADRMVGTATWTDPVMKGLEKPAAAVPRLAENNPSFEKVLDTEPDFVAASFASTLGKGGVATREQFEQLGVPTYLSPADCVGKDNSGGGDGKRTTPLTMETVYGEVRDLARLFGVEDRGERLVAELKGRVAKATTGLRAADVRVLYWFSDARSPYMAGCCGAPGVITRETGTRNVFDDTTEEWPQIGWETVADRNPDLLVIGDLTRKAQSGESAAKKIEFLESDPVTRKMDAVRNKRYVLLSGQAMNPTIRTVEGIEQVAAALRAAGPAK; this is translated from the coding sequence GTGCCCCTGCACCGTCCCGCGCCCCCGCACCCTTCCGCCCGTCCCGCGGCCCTGCTGCTCTGCGGGGTGCTGCTCCTCACCGCCTGCGGCACCGCGCCCACCACGACCGCCGGCGGAAAGAACGGCTCCAAGGCCGCCGCGTCCGCGACGTCCCTGAAGAACTGCGGCCGGACGGTCCAGGTCCCGCCCGGCGGCCCCCGGCGGGCCGTCTCGCTCAACCAGGGCACCACCGAGATCATGCTGGCGCTCGGCCTCGCCGACCGCATGGTGGGCACCGCCACCTGGACCGACCCGGTCATGAAGGGGCTGGAGAAGCCCGCCGCCGCCGTGCCCCGCCTCGCCGAGAACAACCCGTCCTTCGAGAAGGTCCTCGACACCGAACCCGACTTCGTCGCCGCCTCCTTCGCCTCCACCCTCGGCAAGGGCGGCGTCGCCACCCGCGAACAGTTCGAGCAGCTCGGCGTCCCCACCTACCTGTCCCCGGCCGACTGCGTCGGCAAGGACAACTCCGGCGGCGGCGACGGGAAGCGGACCACGCCGCTCACCATGGAGACCGTCTACGGAGAAGTGCGCGACCTCGCCCGGCTGTTCGGCGTCGAGGACCGCGGCGAGCGGCTCGTCGCCGAGCTGAAGGGCCGCGTGGCCAAGGCCACCACCGGCCTGCGCGCCGCGGACGTCCGCGTCCTCTACTGGTTCTCCGACGCCCGCTCGCCGTACATGGCCGGCTGCTGCGGAGCTCCCGGCGTCATCACCCGGGAGACCGGCACCCGGAACGTCTTCGACGACACCACCGAGGAATGGCCCCAGATCGGCTGGGAGACCGTCGCCGACCGCAACCCCGACCTCCTGGTGATCGGCGACCTCACCCGCAAGGCACAGTCCGGCGAGAGCGCCGCCAAGAAGATCGAGTTCCTGGAGTCCGACCCCGTCACCCGGAAGATGGACGCCGTACGGAACAAGAGGTACGTGCTCCTCAGCGGCCAGGCCATGAACCCCACCATCCGCACGGTCGAGGGCATCGAGCAGGTCGCCGCGGCCCTGCGCGCCGCCGGCCCCGCGAAGTGA
- a CDS encoding ATP-binding protein: protein MRRGDTAGAGNTGSTGDPRGAGGPEGTGNLAQGQVRRLLLHGAGGAVTRCRDFTAAALTDWGWLPGATPEDRERAEDVLLMVSEVVTNACLHAGGPQQLVLRHSRGHLRVEVYDASPAAPRSNVPRSPSLPGGHGLMVLDRLAKDWGSAAKDDGSPGKVVWLEVGPPSPPPWSRGDAPGV, encoded by the coding sequence ATGAGGCGCGGGGACACCGCGGGGGCCGGCAACACCGGGAGCACCGGCGACCCCAGGGGGGCCGGCGGTCCCGAAGGCACCGGGAACCTCGCGCAGGGGCAGGTCAGGCGGCTGCTGCTGCACGGCGCCGGCGGCGCGGTCACGCGCTGCCGCGACTTCACCGCCGCGGCGCTCACCGACTGGGGCTGGCTGCCCGGAGCGACGCCGGAGGACCGCGAGCGGGCGGAGGACGTCCTGCTGATGGTCTCCGAGGTCGTGACCAACGCCTGTCTGCACGCCGGCGGACCGCAGCAGCTCGTCCTGCGCCACTCCCGGGGCCACCTCCGGGTGGAGGTGTACGACGCGAGTCCCGCCGCCCCCCGCTCGAACGTGCCGCGCTCGCCCTCGCTGCCCGGCGGCCACGGTCTGATGGTGCTCGACCGGCTGGCCAAGGACTGGGGATCGGCGGCCAAGGACGACGGAAGCCCGGGCAAGGTGGTCTGGCTGGAGGTCGGCCCGCCGTCCCCGCCGCCGTGGTCGCGCGGCGACGCGCCGGGCGTCTGA
- a CDS encoding ABC transporter ATP-binding protein — MTLRAERVTRTAGGRLILDGVTVTPAPGGVTGLLGPNGSGKSTLLRLLSGVLAPASGVVTLDGRPLPELRRREVARRVAVVEQQADTLVELTVADVVRLGRIPHRRAWSAPSAADERAVGDALRRTGLTDRAAQPWHTLSGGERQRVQIARALAQEPRELLLDEPTNHLDIQHQLDLLDLVTGLGVTTIVALHDLNLAAAYCDRLVVLRGGRVTAAGTPREVLTAERVAEVYGVRVEVTHPDAGDRPHLRVLGSLSRKGS; from the coding sequence ATGACCCTGCGCGCGGAACGCGTCACCCGCACCGCCGGCGGCCGCCTGATCCTCGACGGGGTCACCGTCACGCCCGCGCCCGGCGGCGTCACCGGCCTCCTCGGCCCCAACGGCTCCGGCAAGTCCACCCTGCTGCGGCTCCTCAGCGGAGTCCTCGCCCCCGCCTCCGGCGTCGTCACCCTCGACGGCCGGCCGCTGCCGGAGCTGCGCCGCCGCGAGGTGGCCCGCCGCGTCGCCGTCGTGGAACAACAGGCCGACACGCTCGTCGAGCTGACCGTCGCCGACGTCGTGCGCCTCGGGCGCATCCCGCACCGTCGCGCCTGGTCCGCCCCGTCGGCCGCCGACGAGCGCGCGGTCGGCGACGCCCTGCGCCGCACCGGCCTGACGGACCGGGCCGCGCAGCCCTGGCACACCCTGTCCGGCGGCGAACGCCAGCGCGTCCAGATCGCCCGCGCCCTCGCCCAGGAGCCCCGCGAGCTGCTCCTCGACGAGCCCACCAACCACCTCGACATCCAGCACCAGCTGGACCTGCTCGACCTCGTCACCGGCCTCGGCGTCACCACGATCGTCGCCCTGCACGACCTCAACCTGGCCGCCGCCTACTGCGACCGGCTCGTGGTCCTGCGCGGCGGCCGGGTGACGGCCGCCGGTACGCCGCGCGAGGTGCTCACCGCCGAACGCGTCGCCGAGGTGTACGGCGTACGCGTCGAGGTCACCCACCCCGACGCCGGTGACCGTCCGCACCTGCGCGTCCTCGGCTCCCTGAGCCGCAAGGGGAGTTGA